Proteins from a genomic interval of Alteromonas macleodii ATCC 27126:
- a CDS encoding molybdenum cofactor biosynthesis protein MoaE: protein MFALVQVEDFDQGELYARLKQSADEKACGNTGAIVTFTGLVRDFNNAGDIDGIELEHYPGMTEKALMLLVEQASERFSLNSAGALHRVGRIHNNEQIVWVGAAAPHRQAAFDAACYLMDMLKQSVPLWKKEFKGDKSEWVAAKASDDKAALKWMRKK from the coding sequence ATGTTCGCGCTAGTTCAAGTTGAAGATTTCGACCAAGGAGAGCTTTACGCTAGGCTAAAACAGTCGGCAGATGAGAAGGCCTGCGGCAACACCGGCGCGATTGTTACTTTTACTGGGCTAGTGCGAGATTTTAATAACGCTGGCGACATAGACGGCATCGAATTAGAGCATTACCCGGGCATGACTGAAAAAGCATTAATGCTTCTGGTTGAACAAGCGAGCGAACGCTTTTCACTTAACAGTGCTGGCGCACTGCACAGAGTAGGGCGCATACACAACAACGAGCAAATTGTATGGGTAGGTGCCGCCGCTCCCCACCGCCAGGCGGCGTTTGACGCTGCCTGCTACTTAATGGACATGCTTAAACAGTCGGTACCGCTTTGGAAAAAAGAATTTAAAGGCGATAAATCTGAATGGGTTGCGGCGAAAGCATCTGACGATAAAGCGGCACTTAAGTGGATGCGCAAAAAGTAA
- a CDS encoding succinylglutamate desuccinylase/aspartoacylase domain-containing protein yields MTTQVVKKHMVVAQNASGRNMNVPIYRMKGARPGPTVYIQSSIHGAEVQGNVVIYHLIQRLKDMDICGEIILVPNCNPIGTNIKAGEYTLGRFDPVNGTNWNRGYFFDKDAVEHFAKTVTREESIEGIKQRFRAHLSNAIDNKLAEPWGLGLAQQLNLKLQQMAVNADFVLDLHNGPVSTRHVYIPEYAKDSAKLFNIPHCIFIPNVFAGALDEATFCPWWTLQESIKTNLAREVSFNVEAFTLEMGSQEVIDFNEGNIDATSILSYLNAKGVLHECDIKPTEMKRLGVYLKDYKTLFTNWGGMVEYMAKPGQTVKKGEPLAQILNIDDLDTDNGSRTLEAPCDLIPILHFPSASVLSGTQLYKVFTNYKEL; encoded by the coding sequence ATGACAACCCAAGTAGTGAAAAAACACATGGTAGTGGCGCAAAACGCGTCTGGACGTAACATGAACGTGCCAATTTATCGAATGAAAGGAGCGCGTCCTGGCCCCACCGTGTATATTCAAAGCTCTATTCACGGCGCTGAAGTGCAAGGCAACGTGGTAATTTACCATCTCATTCAGCGCTTAAAAGACATGGATATTTGCGGCGAAATTATCCTAGTGCCCAACTGTAATCCCATTGGTACTAACATTAAAGCCGGTGAGTACACATTAGGCCGGTTCGATCCTGTGAACGGCACAAACTGGAACCGCGGCTACTTCTTCGATAAAGATGCAGTTGAACATTTCGCCAAAACAGTCACCCGCGAAGAGTCTATTGAAGGCATAAAACAACGTTTTCGTGCTCACTTATCTAACGCTATCGACAACAAACTGGCTGAACCCTGGGGCCTAGGACTAGCGCAGCAGTTGAACCTAAAGCTACAGCAAATGGCAGTAAATGCCGATTTCGTGTTAGATCTCCACAACGGCCCGGTGTCTACCCGTCACGTTTATATTCCCGAGTACGCCAAAGACAGTGCTAAGCTGTTTAACATTCCCCATTGTATTTTTATTCCAAACGTATTTGCGGGGGCGTTGGACGAAGCGACGTTCTGCCCATGGTGGACACTGCAAGAAAGCATAAAAACTAATTTAGCGCGTGAGGTAAGCTTTAACGTTGAAGCGTTTACGCTTGAAATGGGTAGCCAAGAAGTTATCGACTTTAACGAAGGTAATATAGACGCCACCAGTATTCTTAGCTACTTAAACGCCAAAGGCGTATTGCACGAATGCGATATTAAACCGACAGAAATGAAGCGTTTAGGCGTGTATTTAAAAGACTATAAAACCCTGTTTACTAACTGGGGCGGCATGGTGGAGTACATGGCGAAACCAGGCCAAACGGTGAAGAAAGGCGAACCACTGGCGCAAATTTTGAATATTGACGACCTAGACACCGACAACGGCAGCAGAACATTAGAAGCGCCTTGCGATTTAATTCCTATTCTGCACTTCCCGTCGGCTTCGGTATTGAGTGGTACACAGTTGTACAAGGTGTTTACTAATTACAAGGAGTTGTAG
- a CDS encoding HesA/MoeB/ThiF family protein yields the protein MSKSLTHQQAMRYNRHIVLPKVDLDGQEALLNANICIIGIGGLGTAAATNLCASGVGSLTLIDHDTVEATNLPRQTLFSEQDVGTNKVEAAKARLSEINSDCDITVIAEPFSAPSSTQLSPVLKQAIERADVVLDCTDNTNSRDLINLLCFKLNTPLVSGAAIRFEGQLFVAIPGESRCYACLRTLFESPDLSCVEAGIFSPVVNIVGTYQAMLAMQVLMDFDSIPKNTLMTFDALSHEWRNWKLPKGVDCELCAC from the coding sequence ATGTCTAAAAGCCTAACTCATCAGCAGGCTATGCGTTATAACCGCCATATCGTGCTTCCAAAAGTGGATCTAGACGGTCAAGAAGCGCTGCTAAACGCCAATATTTGTATCATTGGTATTGGCGGGCTTGGCACCGCGGCTGCTACTAACCTTTGCGCCAGTGGCGTGGGCTCTCTTACACTTATCGACCACGACACAGTTGAGGCCACCAACCTGCCAAGGCAAACCTTGTTTAGCGAACAAGATGTAGGCACAAATAAAGTAGAGGCGGCTAAAGCGCGGCTTAGTGAAATAAACAGCGACTGCGACATTACCGTAATAGCAGAACCGTTTTCGGCGCCCAGCTCTACTCAGCTTTCACCAGTATTAAAACAAGCCATAGAGCGTGCTGACGTTGTGCTAGATTGCACCGACAATACAAACTCGCGAGATTTAATAAACCTACTGTGTTTTAAACTAAATACCCCGCTAGTATCGGGCGCGGCCATTCGCTTTGAAGGCCAGCTTTTCGTCGCTATACCCGGTGAGAGCCGTTGCTATGCATGCTTACGGACGCTATTTGAATCGCCCGATTTAAGCTGTGTAGAGGCAGGTATATTCTCGCCAGTGGTGAATATTGTTGGTACTTATCAAGCGATGCTAGCTATGCAAGTATTGATGGATTTCGATAGTATTCCTAAAAACACGTTAATGACGTTTGATGCTCTGTCGCACGAGTGGCGAAACTGGAAGCTACCTAAAGGCGTAGATTGCGAGCTATGTGCTTGTTAA
- the moaC gene encoding cyclic pyranopterin monophosphate synthase MoaC → MSTFSHLNAGGEANMVDVSDKDVTKREATAEGFLYVSEDVIRQISESKIAKGDVFAVARVAGIQGAKRCADLIPLCHPLALSKVDINFDIQADQNRIQATCYCKLSGKTGVEMEALTGVNVALLTLFDMCKAIDPGMHMEGVRVLEKKGGKTGHWQSDT, encoded by the coding sequence ATGAGCACCTTTAGCCATTTAAACGCTGGCGGTGAAGCCAATATGGTCGACGTTAGCGACAAAGACGTTACCAAGCGAGAAGCCACAGCAGAAGGTTTTTTATACGTAAGCGAAGACGTTATTCGCCAAATCTCTGAATCAAAAATTGCAAAAGGTGATGTATTTGCTGTTGCCCGTGTAGCGGGTATTCAAGGGGCGAAACGCTGCGCCGATCTTATTCCTCTTTGTCACCCATTGGCACTGTCAAAGGTGGATATAAACTTCGACATTCAGGCCGACCAAAATCGAATTCAAGCCACCTGCTATTGCAAGCTAAGCGGTAAAACCGGCGTTGAAATGGAAGCGCTCACGGGTGTAAATGTGGCGCTGTTAACCTTGTTTGATATGTGCAAAGCCATCGACCCTGGCATGCACATGGAAGGGGTACGGGTACTGGAGAAAAAAGGCGGTAAGACAGGCCATTGGCAGTCCGACACCTAG
- the moaB gene encoding molybdenum cofactor biosynthesis protein B, producing the protein MSVVSQPLNIAVLTISDTRTLENDKSGDYLKEALTSVGHNLYDRDLVKDDIYQQRAVVSKWIADKNIHAVLITGGTGFTHRDSTPEAISVLFDKEVDGFGELFRQISYEEIGTSTIQSRAVAGFANNTVIFCLPGSTGACRTAWEKIISSQLDADFRPCNFVKHLVEA; encoded by the coding sequence ATGTCAGTTGTCAGCCAACCCCTTAATATTGCCGTACTCACTATTTCAGATACGCGCACCCTCGAAAACGACAAGTCGGGAGACTACTTGAAAGAGGCGCTTACCTCGGTTGGCCATAACCTTTACGATCGCGATTTGGTGAAAGACGATATTTATCAGCAGCGCGCCGTGGTGTCGAAATGGATTGCCGATAAAAACATTCACGCTGTATTAATTACCGGTGGTACAGGTTTTACCCACCGTGACTCAACGCCAGAGGCCATCAGTGTATTGTTCGACAAAGAAGTCGACGGCTTTGGCGAGCTATTTCGTCAAATTAGCTATGAAGAGATTGGAACATCAACCATTCAGTCTCGCGCGGTTGCGGGCTTTGCTAATAATACGGTTATTTTCTGCTTACCAGGGTCTACAGGGGCGTGTCGCACAGCGTGGGAAAAGATTATTTCTAGCCAACTTGATGCCGACTTTAGACCGTGTAACTTTGTGAAGCATTTGGTGGAAGCATGA
- a CDS encoding type II toxin-antitoxin system Phd/YefM family antitoxin — translation MKVELVTTLKRQATKILQDLHTSKEPVLITEHGQPSAYLVDVDDYEMMQKRMSILEGIAKGEQAIRNDDVLTNLQAKEKMDKWLK, via the coding sequence GTGAAAGTAGAATTAGTTACTACACTGAAGAGACAAGCCACAAAAATTTTGCAAGACCTGCACACTTCAAAAGAGCCTGTTTTGATTACTGAACATGGTCAGCCATCGGCTTACTTAGTCGATGTTGATGATTATGAGATGATGCAGAAGCGCATGTCGATTCTGGAAGGTATTGCAAAAGGTGAGCAGGCAATAAGAAATGATGACGTTTTAACTAACTTGCAGGCCAAAGAGAAAATGGATAAATGGCTGAAATAG
- a CDS encoding MoaD/ThiS family protein has product MQVTVKTFAQTREITGEDNIALHISENSTIETVISQLKTRSDKWALALEGSVLTACNQELCDLQTVLSDGDELALFPPVTGG; this is encoded by the coding sequence ATGCAGGTAACGGTAAAAACATTCGCACAAACCCGAGAGATTACGGGAGAGGACAATATCGCGCTTCATATAAGCGAGAACAGCACTATTGAGACCGTAATATCGCAGCTTAAAACACGTAGTGACAAGTGGGCATTAGCACTAGAGGGCAGTGTGCTTACTGCCTGTAATCAAGAGCTTTGCGATCTCCAAACAGTACTTAGCGACGGTGATGAGCTGGCGCTATTTCCACCTGTGACAGGGGGCTAG
- a CDS encoding aminotransferase class I/II-fold pyridoxal phosphate-dependent enzyme, whose product MKFASRATAISPFLAMAYGEKATALEQQGKDVIRLNLGEPDFGAPAAVLAAMKESLNAPVFPYTSALGMPELREAVARFYEVKHGVALSPSRVVVTAGASGALLLASAALVEPGDNVILGDPSYPCNRRFLNAFGAEVTLVPTRSEDNFQLTATSVADNWKHNTKGVLIATPANPTGMVIDAEELTKIGEYCKSKGGFLIVDEIYLDLSLSADLDVRNDTFASQSTLGTDTKLQSVLANAQLEETVVVINSFSKYFGMTGWRLGWCVVPEAMTPIVEKLAQNLFICPSTLSQKAALACFTPEALAQCEQNRHTLEKRASLVFSALENMGLGLDAKPDGAFYAYINIKHTGLSAIEFCDALLSQHHVALTPGNDFGEHNANHYVRLSFATSIERLEEGLSRLAEFVESLS is encoded by the coding sequence TTGAAGTTTGCCTCTCGCGCTACAGCGATTTCTCCGTTTCTTGCTATGGCCTATGGCGAAAAAGCCACGGCACTAGAACAGCAAGGTAAAGATGTTATAAGACTTAATTTAGGCGAGCCTGATTTCGGCGCACCCGCAGCAGTGCTTGCCGCAATGAAAGAAAGCTTAAATGCCCCAGTTTTTCCCTATACCTCGGCGCTGGGCATGCCTGAACTACGTGAAGCCGTTGCACGCTTTTATGAAGTTAAACATGGCGTAGCGTTAAGCCCTTCTAGAGTGGTCGTGACCGCTGGGGCTTCTGGCGCTTTACTTTTGGCAAGTGCTGCCTTGGTTGAACCAGGCGACAACGTGATATTGGGCGACCCGTCTTACCCTTGTAACCGACGTTTTTTAAACGCATTTGGCGCAGAGGTAACGCTGGTACCAACACGCAGTGAGGATAACTTTCAGCTAACCGCAACAAGTGTTGCCGATAATTGGAAGCACAACACGAAAGGCGTACTTATTGCCACACCTGCCAATCCTACTGGTATGGTTATAGATGCAGAAGAGTTGACTAAAATTGGCGAGTACTGCAAATCCAAAGGTGGCTTTTTAATTGTTGACGAAATTTACTTGGATCTATCGCTTTCGGCTGATCTTGATGTACGCAATGATACATTCGCTTCCCAATCGACCTTGGGCACTGATACCAAACTTCAAAGCGTACTTGCCAATGCACAGCTTGAAGAAACAGTGGTCGTAATAAACAGTTTTTCCAAATATTTTGGCATGACCGGCTGGCGTCTTGGCTGGTGTGTGGTACCTGAAGCGATGACGCCCATCGTTGAAAAACTCGCGCAGAATTTGTTTATTTGCCCCTCTACCCTATCGCAAAAGGCTGCTCTTGCATGCTTTACACCAGAAGCATTGGCGCAATGCGAGCAAAACCGCCATACGCTGGAAAAGCGTGCTTCCCTTGTTTTTAGTGCACTTGAAAATATGGGGCTTGGTTTAGATGCAAAGCCTGACGGTGCGTTTTATGCCTACATCAATATTAAGCACACAGGGCTAAGTGCAATTGAATTTTGTGATGCCCTACTTTCACAACATCATGTAGCGCTTACGCCGGGTAATGATTTTGGTGAGCACAATGCAAACCATTACGTAAGACTGTCTTTCGCCACTAGCATTGAACGCTTGGAGGAAGGGCTTTCACGGCTAGCTGAGTTTGTAGAATCATTAAGCTAA
- a CDS encoding type II toxin-antitoxin system RelE/ParE family toxin, with protein MAVSNLVAAKKLVKEVFAKVDILEEYPKSGKSVSELPSLNYRELYVKPCRIFYKFEDNKAFILHVMRHEQDLRRFLLD; from the coding sequence ATAGCGGTATCTAATTTAGTTGCGGCAAAGAAACTGGTTAAAGAAGTCTTCGCCAAAGTAGACATACTTGAGGAATATCCTAAATCAGGCAAGTCAGTCTCTGAATTACCATCTCTCAATTACCGCGAGCTTTATGTGAAGCCCTGTCGAATTTTTTATAAATTTGAGGACAACAAAGCCTTTATTTTGCACGTAATGCGGCACGAACAAGATCTTAGGCGTTTTTTATTAGATTAG
- a CDS encoding YfhL family 4Fe-4S dicluster ferredoxin — MALLILDSCINCDMCEPECPNAAISMGNKVYEIDPLRCTECVGHYDAPTCAAVCPIDVVKPDPHNKESLDELAEKFVRLNS; from the coding sequence ATGGCACTGCTTATTCTTGATAGCTGCATTAACTGCGACATGTGCGAACCCGAATGCCCTAATGCCGCTATAAGCATGGGTAATAAAGTGTATGAAATAGACCCGTTACGCTGTACAGAATGCGTGGGGCATTACGATGCGCCTACTTGCGCAGCGGTATGCCCAATAGATGTTGTTAAGCCTGACCCGCACAATAAAGAATCACTAGACGAGTTGGCCGAAAAGTTTGTTCGTTTAAATAGTTAG
- a CDS encoding zinc-dependent metalloprotease — protein sequence MLQLNIFHKAARQVKASGKSAIAITVLFVVSTSSALAALPSIGEFTSDMTKKDGLIPVYYDDESDKVYLAVPTAHAEYLFQSSLPYGVGSNDIGLDRGQLGNTRLVSFEKFGNKVLLKQHNTKYRAAHGSDAEKQSIDEAFADSVIAGFTLVAKNDSASLIDYTPFLLSDIHGIGNRLAGTNQGSFSVDNMRSGVYLPKTKGFEKNTELEALVTFAGKKPGEYVQQVTPDPESLSVHLHHSFVALPDDNYTPREYHPYSGYWKFSYFDYSTPISEPTEQRFITRHRLNKKTPHAAMSEAVEPIVYYLDPGIPEPVMTALKEGASWWNQAYEAAGYKDAFQVKVLPEGADPMDVRYNVINWVHRATRGWSYGSSVVDPRTGEIIKGHVTLGSLRVRQDYLIALGLTSPFKDGSTDTTAQQEMALDRIRQLSAHEVGHTLGIAHNFAASENNRASVMDYPHPKISIRNGKISLEGAYDKGIGAWDIHAVAYGYQDFASDVEATEGLAKIIVKGRNEGLSFKSDPDTRSSRHASANGHMWENGSNPLDAFDEISQVRELALANLGLDTLSPNSSLSSLENALVPIYLLHRYQLEAVAKQVGGLVYEYERKGDYTKAQGQQFVAPAVQQRAMQQLITATTADYLTIPESVLALIPPTAYGDDITREHFKGKMGLMLDPVSAAASASNFAFELLLHPERLNRLEWQTRSTNDRRKKVGVSMLVKQILNVHWYKNKSQSPLAKRLQLVALNAVMKAVTNDKLAPEVRMEAELALLEFSEWLDDKADDNQYEILKEQFDTYWASKAWPSTFEVEPLPPGSPI from the coding sequence ATGCTGCAATTGAACATTTTTCATAAAGCGGCGCGACAAGTAAAAGCATCGGGTAAATCGGCCATTGCGATTACGGTATTATTTGTCGTGTCTACGTCTTCCGCGTTGGCTGCGCTGCCAAGCATTGGTGAATTCACCAGCGATATGACCAAAAAAGATGGTTTAATTCCTGTTTACTATGACGATGAAAGCGACAAAGTTTACTTGGCGGTGCCAACAGCCCACGCCGAATACCTGTTTCAAAGCAGCTTGCCTTACGGCGTAGGGTCTAACGACATTGGCCTTGATCGCGGCCAGCTAGGCAATACGCGTTTAGTAAGCTTTGAAAAATTTGGAAACAAGGTTTTATTAAAGCAGCACAACACCAAATACCGAGCAGCTCACGGCAGCGACGCTGAGAAACAGAGCATCGATGAAGCCTTTGCTGATTCGGTTATCGCAGGTTTTACGCTGGTAGCCAAAAATGACAGCGCCAGTCTAATAGATTACACACCGTTCTTATTAAGCGATATTCACGGCATTGGCAATCGCTTAGCGGGAACTAACCAAGGCAGTTTTAGTGTAGATAACATGCGAAGCGGCGTGTATTTACCTAAAACCAAAGGCTTTGAAAAAAATACTGAATTAGAGGCTTTAGTCACCTTTGCAGGTAAGAAGCCAGGCGAATACGTGCAGCAAGTTACGCCCGACCCAGAAAGCTTGTCGGTGCACTTGCATCATTCGTTTGTGGCTCTGCCTGATGATAATTACACGCCCAGAGAGTACCACCCGTACTCGGGCTACTGGAAATTCAGTTACTTTGATTATTCAACGCCTATCAGCGAGCCTACTGAACAGCGTTTTATTACCCGCCATCGTTTAAACAAGAAAACCCCGCATGCTGCAATGAGCGAAGCAGTGGAGCCTATTGTGTATTACCTAGATCCTGGTATTCCAGAACCCGTAATGACCGCGCTTAAAGAAGGGGCGAGCTGGTGGAATCAAGCCTATGAAGCCGCAGGCTATAAAGATGCGTTTCAGGTGAAAGTATTGCCCGAAGGTGCCGACCCAATGGACGTGCGCTATAACGTAATCAACTGGGTACATCGCGCAACGCGCGGTTGGTCTTATGGTTCGTCGGTTGTCGACCCGCGCACTGGTGAAATTATCAAAGGTCACGTTACGCTCGGCTCATTGCGTGTAAGACAAGATTATTTAATTGCCCTTGGCCTAACCAGTCCTTTTAAGGACGGCAGCACCGACACCACTGCACAGCAAGAAATGGCTTTAGACCGCATTAGGCAGCTTTCAGCCCACGAAGTAGGGCACACATTGGGTATAGCCCACAACTTTGCGGCAAGTGAAAATAACCGTGCGTCGGTAATGGATTATCCTCATCCCAAAATTAGTATTAGAAACGGCAAAATTAGCTTGGAAGGCGCGTATGATAAAGGCATAGGCGCATGGGATATTCACGCCGTAGCGTATGGCTATCAAGATTTTGCCAGCGACGTAGAGGCAACCGAAGGCTTGGCAAAAATTATCGTAAAAGGCCGTAATGAGGGTTTAAGTTTTAAGTCAGATCCCGATACCCGCAGTAGTCGCCATGCATCGGCAAACGGCCATATGTGGGAAAACGGTAGCAATCCGCTAGATGCTTTCGATGAAATTTCACAAGTACGCGAACTGGCGTTAGCCAATTTAGGTTTAGACACCTTAAGCCCAAATAGCAGTTTATCCTCGCTTGAAAATGCTTTAGTGCCTATTTACTTACTCCACCGTTATCAGTTAGAAGCCGTTGCAAAGCAAGTCGGCGGCTTAGTGTATGAATACGAACGCAAAGGTGACTATACCAAAGCACAGGGCCAACAGTTTGTAGCGCCTGCAGTGCAGCAACGCGCTATGCAGCAGTTAATTACAGCTACTACCGCTGACTACCTGACGATACCTGAATCGGTACTCGCCCTTATTCCACCGACAGCGTATGGCGACGATATTACTCGCGAGCACTTTAAGGGCAAAATGGGGTTAATGTTAGACCCTGTTTCTGCCGCTGCTTCAGCATCTAACTTTGCGTTTGAATTACTATTGCACCCAGAGCGCTTAAACCGCCTAGAGTGGCAAACAAGAAGCACTAATGACCGACGCAAAAAAGTAGGCGTTTCTATGCTGGTGAAGCAAATACTTAACGTCCACTGGTATAAAAATAAGTCACAAAGCCCATTAGCAAAACGCTTACAGTTAGTGGCGTTAAATGCAGTGATGAAAGCAGTAACTAACGATAAGTTGGCGCCTGAAGTAAGAATGGAAGCCGAACTTGCTCTGCTTGAATTTAGCGAATGGTTAGACGACAAAGCAGACGACAATCAGTATGAAATACTGAAAGAACAGTTCGATACTTATTGGGCTAGTAAGGCATGGCCAAGTACCTTTGAAGTAGAGCCGCTACCGCCAGGTTCGCCGATTTAA
- a CDS encoding DUF5677 domain-containing protein — translation MDEIAEVMSRYSEAYISESLTNLKTINSFTGTFVKDVAEIYDCITRVRNVERNPTGFSLDDAPILGLLTRIWKLLKEIALYYERDNAEIISILERPLLEASITAQYLMQQDISVMEDYRKCSYKDRLRILRELKQGSRFFETKAGKRLLVSIEEKMNIEGFTEADFKIQKNNRWRLQGKSFFDIFKEVSDEDLYKCTYGMMSESIHGSWNESMDWCLQKNEDNTFTVYPFYHGADVRLICPTIKFCNKPYKMWLDRIDCQDKYLSGVLDWVERVNKSIFMVFDQKYDGVNG, via the coding sequence ATGGATGAAATTGCTGAAGTAATGTCTCGCTATAGTGAAGCATATATATCAGAGAGCCTTACAAATTTGAAAACTATTAATAGTTTTACGGGTACTTTCGTAAAAGATGTTGCAGAAATATATGACTGCATCACTCGCGTGAGAAATGTCGAAAGAAACCCAACGGGTTTTTCTCTAGATGATGCTCCAATCTTGGGGTTGCTTACTAGAATTTGGAAGCTTCTCAAAGAGATCGCTCTTTATTATGAGCGTGATAACGCTGAGATTATTAGTATACTTGAGCGTCCACTATTAGAAGCCTCGATTACCGCTCAGTATCTAATGCAGCAAGATATTTCAGTTATGGAGGACTATCGAAAGTGTTCATATAAGGACCGATTACGGATATTGCGAGAACTGAAACAAGGATCTCGCTTCTTTGAAACTAAGGCGGGAAAAAGACTCCTTGTTTCAATTGAAGAAAAAATGAACATAGAGGGCTTTACTGAAGCGGACTTTAAAATTCAGAAAAATAACCGGTGGAGGCTTCAAGGAAAGTCATTCTTTGATATATTCAAAGAAGTGTCAGATGAAGACCTTTATAAGTGTACTTATGGAATGATGTCCGAGTCTATTCATGGGTCATGGAACGAATCTATGGATTGGTGTCTACAGAAAAATGAAGATAATACGTTTACTGTATATCCATTTTACCATGGCGCTGATGTAAGGCTTATATGCCCTACAATAAAATTCTGCAATAAGCCATATAAAATGTGGCTAGACAGAATTGATTGTCAAGATAAATACCTAAGTGGCGTGTTAGACTGGGTTGAGAGAGTGAATAAGAGTATCTTCATGGTATTTGATCAAAAATACGATGGCGTAAATGGCTAA
- the yegQ gene encoding tRNA 5-hydroxyuridine modification protein YegQ, which yields MTSKLSPNRSSSNLREDSVSTLPNQTLIAPELLAPAGSLRNMRYAFAYGADAVYAGQPRYSLRVRNNEFSLENLAIGIEEAHALGKKFYVVSNIAPHNSKLGTYLKDISPVIAMKPDALIMSDPGLIMMVRDAFPEMPIHLSVQANAVNYATVKFWQKQGIERVILSRELSLEEIETIREHVPDMELEVFVHGALCMAYSGRCLLSGYMNKRDPNQGTCTNACRWSYDVKTGEENETGDIVQAIQIDNAGEAPEMITPTLGEGTPSSQVFMLEEKEKPGELMPAFEDEHGTYIMNSKDLRAVQHVGRLTQMGVHSLKIEGRTKSHYYCARTAQVYRKAIDDAVAGKPFDSTLMGSLETLAHRGYTEGFLRRHAHHAYQNYEYGHSVSDKQQFVGEVIDRCEESGYAIINVKNKFCVGDSLELMTPSGNITFTLNEMLEKRNHSITDAKGSGHQVRIPIPSDVSLNFALLLRNLDEGVDTRNPFRKAPSAVTPENASEA from the coding sequence ATGACTTCAAAATTATCACCTAATCGCAGCTCTTCTAACCTACGTGAAGACTCAGTTTCAACATTGCCAAACCAAACGTTAATCGCGCCAGAGTTGCTTGCACCTGCGGGTAGCTTACGCAACATGCGCTACGCTTTCGCCTATGGCGCTGATGCTGTTTATGCTGGGCAGCCACGCTACTCGCTTCGCGTAAGAAACAACGAATTCAGCCTTGAGAACTTAGCGATAGGCATAGAAGAAGCACATGCTTTAGGTAAAAAGTTCTATGTAGTAAGCAACATTGCTCCGCACAACAGTAAGCTAGGTACCTACCTTAAAGATATTTCACCAGTAATTGCTATGAAGCCCGATGCGTTAATTATGTCAGACCCAGGGCTTATTATGATGGTGCGCGACGCCTTTCCTGAAATGCCTATTCACTTGAGTGTACAGGCCAATGCGGTGAACTACGCCACGGTGAAGTTTTGGCAGAAACAAGGCATAGAGCGCGTTATTTTGTCCCGAGAGCTCTCTTTGGAAGAAATTGAAACTATTCGCGAGCATGTTCCAGACATGGAATTGGAAGTGTTTGTGCATGGCGCGCTTTGTATGGCGTATTCGGGGCGCTGCTTATTGTCTGGATATATGAATAAACGCGATCCGAATCAGGGCACTTGTACCAATGCTTGTAGATGGTCTTACGATGTTAAGACGGGCGAAGAAAACGAAACCGGTGACATTGTTCAAGCTATTCAGATTGATAATGCAGGTGAAGCGCCTGAAATGATAACTCCTACCCTTGGTGAAGGCACGCCAAGCTCCCAAGTGTTTATGTTAGAAGAAAAGGAAAAGCCTGGCGAACTGATGCCAGCTTTTGAAGACGAACATGGCACCTATATCATGAATTCTAAAGATTTGCGTGCCGTGCAACATGTTGGCAGGTTAACCCAAATGGGCGTGCATAGTTTAAAAATAGAAGGCCGCACTAAATCACATTACTACTGCGCTAGAACAGCACAAGTTTATCGCAAAGCAATTGACGACGCGGTAGCAGGGAAGCCATTTGATAGTACATTAATGGGAAGCTTGGAAACTTTAGCTCATCGAGGTTATACCGAAGGTTTCTTGCGTCGCCATGCGCACCACGCATATCAGAACTATGAGTATGGCCACTCAGTCAGCGATAAACAGCAATTTGTTGGTGAAGTGATTGACCGTTGTGAAGAGTCTGGCTATGCAATTATAAACGTTAAAAACAAATTCTGTGTAGGTGACTCGCTTGAGTTGATGACGCCAAGCGGCAACATTACCTTTACTCTAAATGAGATGCTGGAAAAGAGAAACCATTCTATTACGGATGCTAAGGGTTCAGGACACCAAGTAAGAATACCGATACCCAGCGATGTGTCTCTAAACTTTGCCCTACTGCTGCGAAATTTAGATGAAGGCGTTGATACCCGCAATCCGTTTCGAAAAGCTCCTAGTGCAGTAACACCCGAAAACGCGAGCGAGGCATAA